From the genome of Bactrocera oleae isolate idBacOlea1 chromosome 2, idBacOlea1, whole genome shotgun sequence, one region includes:
- the LOC106627714 gene encoding solute carrier family 22 member 3 → MSAFEMQEKVNNTTVNACTVTPVILTLNDTSDNNTTTTANNHHNNSAPSIVSSIAPQPPPPDIVQQVCGNFGHWQLRTILLIFLCKIPSAWFMACIIYTAPTPKKGDYYCRPPALMNLSSGPSTDNTPAWVRMSHPVSDERGTDRRFYLDACNIYEEQLQRDFVASHANYTNPFEQPDVVRQADGSLKLKVNVLPCEHFEHNSDYISLVSQFDLVCSRQLLISVTQSFHGLGAFIGGLVARHALKHVSPRRLMLIGMFFQVFCGCITGSVTNFQLHIYFRCLTSIACTVIMSAGQVILMDITGGRAKTIVTTLSELFWGIGLILLPGISIFFDSWSYLYVAISASAIILIFVHRWIADSPHWLLSRNKFDRALEQLLNSATLNHRSIPLDLEEKLANQAKHLQQAATRAPSYWSIWDKTTERRYICCVHVAWVGAMILHNVTLLMIRTMGTEYIHVNTVCLGLSEVLGIFMGLYLILYTRRRWLWCGQLLSLAGVITYLIWIVPNTLKPSRRVGFEMIFWMFLKFATAVTFAVLATCTGEIVTPEKRSTLMYSVVTHSRFWLIFGPSIAVTIKFHNFIPITALASLALVTGILLCFLNRAFWNMEQPRVAKVPTPNTYRRNSSAELLRRTSLGTKSEFYENTLTISISELWLVNSQFETITEQEVAATPSEKFEKE, encoded by the exons ATGTCTGCGTTTGAGATGCAGGAAAAAGTGAACAATACAACAGTAAACGCATGTACGGTTACGCCTGTAATCTTAACGCTAAACGACACAAGTGACAACAATACTACAACTACAGCTAACAACCACCATAACAACTCAGCGCCATCCATAGTCAGTTCGATTGCGCCGCAGCCGCCGCCTCCCGACATCGTGCAACAAGTGTGCGGTAACTTCGGTCACTGGCAGTTGCGCACCATACTGTTGATCTTCCTTTGCAAAATACCCTCCGCCTGGTTCATGGCTTGCATTATCTACACCGCGCCTACACCGAAGAAGGGCGACTACTATTGTCGTCCACCGGCGCTTATGAATCTTAGCAGCGGTCCGTCGACAGACAACACGCCCGCCTGGGTGCGCATGTCACATCCGGTGTCGGATGAACGCGGCACCGATCGGCGCTTCTATTTGGATGCGTGCAATATTTACGAGGAGCAATTGCAACGCGATTTCGTCGCCAGTCATGCCAACTATACGAATCCGTTCGAGCAGCCGGATGTGGTGCGCCAGGCGGATGGTTCGTTAAAGTTGAAGGTGAATGTGTTGCCCTGCGAACATTTCGAGCATAATTCCGATTACATATCGTTGGTGTCGCAATTCGATTTGGTGTGTTCGCGTCAGTTGTTGATATCGGTGACGCAGTCGTTTCATGGTTTGGGCGCATTCATCGGTGGGCTGGTGGCGCGTCATGCGCTGAAGCA tgTAAGTCCACGGCGTCTAATGCTTATCGGCATGTTTTTTCAAGTCTTTTGTGGCTGCATTACTGGCTCGGTGACAAATTTCCAACTACACATCTATTTCCGCTGCTTAACCTCCATCGCCTGTACAGTTATCATGTCTGCTGGCCAGGTTATAT TAATGGATATTACAGGCGGACGTGCGAAAACCATCGTCACCACGCTTTCCGAGTTATTCTGGGGCATTGGACTTATACTGCTGCCaggcatatcaatattttttgacaGCTGGAGTTATTTGTATGTAGCCATATCGGCTTCGGCGATTATCTTGATATTTGTGCATAg ATGGATAGCCGATTCACCACACTGGCTGCTAAGTCGCAATAAATTTGATCGAGCGCTCGAACAACTACTAAATTCAGCCACACTCAACCACCGTTCCATACCACTAGATCTAGAGGAAAAGTTGGCGAATCAAGCGAAGCACCTACAACAAGCAGCAACGAGAGCGCCTAGCTATTGGTCCATTTGGGATAAGACCACCGAACGTCGCTATATTTGCTGCGTGCACGTCGCGTGGGTCGGTGCTATGATTTTACATAATGTAACACTGTTGATGATCCGTACCATGGGCACGGAGTACATACATGTCAATACCGTTTGTTTGG GTCTCTCCGAGGTGCTCGGCATCTTTATGGGTCTCTATTTGATACTCTATACCAGGCGTCGTTGGCTTTGGTGCGGTCAGCTGTTATCCTTAGCGGGCGTCATTACCTATCTAATCTGGATAGTGCCGAATACTT TAAAGCCCAGTCGACGTGTCGGCTTCGAAATGATCTTCTGGATGTTTTTGAAATTCGCAACAGCCGTTACTTTCGCCGTACTCGCTACGTGTACCGGTGAAATAGTTACGCCCGAGAAGCGTTCAACTTTGATGTACTCTGTGGTGACGCATAGTCGCTTTTGGCTTATCTTCGGTCCATCTATAGCGGTGacaattaaatttcacaacttcATTCCCATCACAGCGTTAGCCTCTTTGGCACTCGTTACCGGTATACTGCTTTGCTTTCTTAATCGCGCCTTCTGGAACATGGAGCAACCGCGCGTGGCTAAAGTGCCCACGCCGAACACATATCGACGCAACTCTTCGGCTGAACTTTTGCGACGTACTTCACTTGGTACGAAATCGGAATTTTACGAAAATACTTTAACGATAAGTATATCCGAGCTGTGGCTGGTAAATTCGCAATTCGAAACCATAACGGAACAGGAAGTTGCGGCGACGCCAAGCGAAAAGTTTGAGAAAGAATAG